The DNA window AGCTACAAGCATCAGTACAGGCCGCCTCGGCTTCTGGGTAtgaatcttcttcctcttctttcttttcttgttgctTTATCTCCACAGGAATGTTGATACAGGGGAAGTAAGTCTGGTATTTGGTACTGCGCTTTGACATGTGGGAAAAAACAGGATTAATGGGAGTGTTGCTCCAAGGGAATTCATAGTCCTGTATGTCGAAACTGCCACGTGTCATATCTCTTCCACCggagtggtggtggtggtgatggaacATGAAGTAATTGGTCATAGATTTTCTGAACACCTTCCCTCTCTTCACCATTAAATTCATGTCCATGATGAACCTTCTCTTTGAGATCAGACCCTTTCTTGCCATTAGGATAAGCGTCGCCTTAAGAACATTCCAAAGCCTCTTGACTCTTACAGAGGATTGGAGACCCATGATTGATTTTAATTGTGTTTTTCAGCTTCTGAGAATGGGATAGGATGGGTTTCTTTGTTCCTGCAAGGTTTGGCAGACCTCGCAGAGGCAAAGAAAACCCAACAAGAGGAGGAAACAACAGGGAGATGGGAAACACCAAATTCTGCCTTGGATTTTTATAGGAAAATGGAGGTTGTGGAAGGAAGCAACGCTCCTGTATTTGAATATTGAGATCCAACCACCACTCCTAATCCAATTCCATGGTCATTTCGTTCTATATTTGTTTAATATGCtttgaattagaaaagaaGTGACTTTAGGACAAGTTTTGTGAGGCCTTTTCATGGGAAAAGAGCAAGCAATTGTTTGGAAGTTGCTGCTGTGTGtgcaaaaagaaagaatactACCTTTTCCAACGGTACTTAACATTTGCTCAATTATTAGGCCACCAACCTACTTTTTGGACTTGGTCCAACTCCATCATTGTGTTTTTAAAGTTTCTCTTGATACCTTTGAGCGTTTAAGACGAATCTTAAGTCATCCATCTGAGTCGTTGTTTCGGGGGAATTTTGTAGGATTACAGTGATTCGTACGAGTAATAGTTGGATGGTAGTTGAGTTACTGTCAAGTTGTCAAATGGAGACTTGTCTCTTGCTATTATCAAGAAAATATCCTATTTATCACGCAAGCGGAGGAAATGGGgaaacaatttgtttatggaACCAAGTCGCTTGTCACACCCTGGAAATGGGTTCGCCGGAAGTATTGAATCATTCTTACCCATGACTTACATGTAACACTAGTGCCACAAAGGTTTTTGGCGGTCTTAGTGTTGCATACCACGATAGGAATTTCGACTGGGGTGAAATCGTAACAAGGTAGCCGTAGGGGAACCTGTGGTTGGATTGAATCCTTTGCGAGCAAATAGTTTTTTAGTCCAGGCCaaccacaaaagaaaaaagaaattttaaaaagaacgTAAAGAAGTAAGTTTGTCACGTGGTACTATATAATTGGACCATGCGGTTGAGTTGCAAAAAATGGTTGAAGCCCAACTAGCACCCAACCATTACTTGGTGcataagtttttttcttcagcATTTAACACGTTATTGGAtgatatcttattttattttatagactCCACACCATAAATAGAGATACGGTAGGAATTTTTTCATATTGCCATAGTATCCAAAAGTTATCCATGGGCTCGAATCATCTACAAAATGTTATGGCCTTGACTATGATATCAATTATTCACGAGAGGTAGATCTCGTTCATAAATGTTGAGATTTTGGCTATACAAAATGTTCTCCaaagaatttctttttttatacttttgaCTGTATTGAACTCATAATTCATTAGGTACTTTTTATGAATGTCAACTAAGTATCGTAAGTAAATTACTCCCGATACGACTTGACCCTATTTAccttattcattcaatcctgtAAACGAATCAAGCCCCCAGTAGTTTACCGGATAAATGGATAAGTCGGGCATTCTCGGCCCCCCGAAACCGAGCGTTTGTTGCTGTCaaataaactaaatcaaaAATAGGATAACATGCTCGATAAGGCATGAGTTTGAGTATTACCAGTGTTTCGTAGTAGGAACAGTCACGAATCTGATCAATTACTCTTCGCGCTTTGTGACCTCATAGTTTATGGAGCTATCATCTTTCCTAAGTAGCGTTAAGTGAGCTTTATTCTATTGGTCTCAAAGTCGGTCAATAAGGGCTATGAAACTCATAAAATGTTTAGAAAAAGTAGGTTTAATatcctaaatttaaataattattattttttgttaaattaccAACTTAACCCCTATACTTTTATGTTCATAGATTTCGAAActttagatattaaaattatttaatagattctcacacttttaaatttgaaatttgggactaataaattcataaattttaaaaatgttaaataattttatgactttttaattttgaatttaatggatatttttcaaattaataaatcatcagattaaaattttgactAATAGGGAATTgagcttttaattttgtggcCAATCTTCGAGCATAGTTCAACGAATAAGGAGTACATCGATGAAATCAAACAATTCAATTCTCCACTCTccacaattatttaattaaaaaaagacaaaaattttaattttatattcaataaaataaattttaaaatgttagaatatgtgagatccaagataaaaaaaatttaatgacttgttggaaatttttttaaagtgagGATTTAATTCtagaattaaaacttttaataaaatttatgaatgttGACCAAATTATTTCATggttaattatatttttttagttgtcAAATAGTCGAAATTATTGCTCATGAATGTCAAATCTATTTATTAGttgaaattttccatttttccagtcttctattaaaaaaatgtaaaacataataaaaaatttaataatattttataaataaaaatattatagaacTTTCTACcaatataatttatacatttaaatttaaattctacAACGTTGTCTCAacacttaaaattaaaatatatgtatatatatatattatatatatatttactaagtaaaaaataataataaaaaataaataaaatgaataaaagagaagaataaaaataaaaaatatcgcGCCAAATCGTAAAGATTGGTGGAAGAAGGTGTTGAAGTGGGACCCACGCTCATCTGCGGCCATTGACTGTTACTTCCGGAGAAGGGAGAAGCCGCGAAAGCTACAGGCTGTGGGGGTCTGGGTCTACGAGGCGTTCCAATGAAGCCCCCCATTTCTTTCCGTCCCACGAATTCTTAACCCCTTCCCTGAAACATCCTAATCCCGTTCCACCTCAAACCATCCTCCACACCATCCCCGAAGTCAAATCGGACGCAGTTGCAGGTATAATTGATCTGTTCCTTACTTCTTACCCGCAGATTTCAGGTATGAATCGCCTGGTTCTTCCATATCCCTGCCTTTTTTATCTGTTTGAATTCTTCCTTGTTGTTCCtttcttttagtttcttcttcaatcctGGTTGCAATAATATGCCCAACCATGGAAGATACACCATGCGCCTTTTACATTTCACCTTCTTTTTATCGATTGATTTGATTATGTACTTCTAATTGGATAAATGTCTGTCTATGCGCGTTTAGTGGTGTTCTTCATTTGATTTTGCAGGATTTCTCATATTATGATTTTGTCTCCTCTAATAAATATAGCACTTTCATTGTCATGTTATGTTTGTTCTTGATCTACCATGTATTTTTCTCACTCCTCGAATAGTTTGAGCTCCAACTACACATTCGTGGAACAGgcgttattttttttatttttttaatgtttctgCAGCATGATAGCATGACTTTTTCTTGAATGTAATGGTGAGTTATTGCTAAGTGGCAGTATGAGGCCGGGAACTCTGAGCGTTGGAGAATGTTCGAGTTCTACTTCATTGAGCTCTCATCAAGACATTGACGATGATCGCATGATTGCTGTTGCATTAACGGAAGAGTACGCTAAGCTAGACGGTGGTGTTGCCAGACGCCTCTCCAACCTTGCCCCTATTGCTGTATGAATCTTtgctcttttccttttgttctagcttaggtttttttattttgttttgttttgttttttcttttcataattttcaagCCACCGCTTTACCCTTCAAAGAGATTATTAGTTATCACTTCTCAtatgaaaatatgaaagtGTTCTCTCTTTTTAGGACGTTGTCCTGAAACTTTATTCAAATAGAATGTTCTGAGATGATTGATTTATTGGTTTTCTGATTATTCTCCTCATATCTTGGCTTATGAACTATTGTTGCTCcatcttttgaaaaaagataTTACCTGAACTCATATGTTAAACTTAACTCTTTGCGGTATTCCAGCATACTCCAAGGGTAAATTTGTACATCCCCACCCAAAGTGATGCGAGTTTGGAGTATCATAGGCTTCTTCAGAGGTACGTATCCCTCATTTTCTAAAGTAAAAGATAGCTGGGGCTTGGTCAACAGATCtatatgtatgaaaaataCCACCTTTTCTCTCTGTTGAATAATGATGAAATTTAGCATAAAGAACAACTGTTAAAGAATTTTTACAAGCGACACATGCACATTCCCtatctagagagagagagagagagagagagagagacatgCACATTCATGAGCAAGCATTGGTGGATTGAAAATTACTTCCAGGGAGTTGAAACGGTGCATAAATTCTCAAGTTTACTAGGTGGGTGATTTTGTAATCATGATCCGGTTGAAGGTCACAAAACCATTATGTCCAATTGATGACCTTATTGTTACTACTATTATGTTATATTCTTTATCGTGATTTAGGCTGTCTTAAA is part of the Cucurbita pepo subsp. pepo cultivar mu-cu-16 chromosome LG03, ASM280686v2, whole genome shotgun sequence genome and encodes:
- the LOC111791773 gene encoding uncharacterized protein LOC111791773; protein product: MGLQSSVRVKRLWNVLKATLILMARKGLISKRRFIMDMNLMVKRGKVFRKSMTNYFMFHHHHHHSGGRDMTRGSFDIQDYEFPWSNTPINPVFSHMSKRSTKYQTYFPCINIPVEIKQQEKKEEEEDSYPEAEAACTDACSYALSPAMVEGSPLVTPFNVRISNYSSEEENDITCESGQVDNQAEEFIRRFYEQLKMQRSLQLLQYN